ACTTGAATGCAGAGATTGCATTCATAGATTACATAGTTGATTAGTTATTGTTCTGCCATTGAGTTGCATTGAGCAAATATCAAGAAAACTCAttactcaattttttttttgactaGTCTATAGTTAGACTCTGAAGTGTATTATCTTGAATGATCTCACTTCCCTCTATTTATAAAGCTCTATATGTAAAAGAGGACCACTAATCTTAATTTATCCATAAAGGCGATGTGTTGTTAATAGTAGGCTTAGTACTTTGCTCCAACGGTAGTGCCTTCTTGTGCCCTTCTTTCACCGATCAACAAGACATCACAGTCAACTCTTACGCACCACATCAACTATTCTCACAGACAATTACCGAACCTTGCTACATTTTATTTTCAAGGTAACCCACGGAatattagattcaaaataagtGTCTGCTTGAGCCGATTTTTCCTAAGCTTTCAATTATACATTTGTCCCTTATAGACCACTGGACGGATTAGTTATTGACGTCTGAGTTGCATTGAAAACTAAGAAAAGGATAGAGATTTCCAAAACATTAACATTTGTATAAGCTACAACACAACATTTCCAGGAATAGCAAAATACAGGGTGTTGGCGTATCCAAAACATAAAACATTATTCTACATTTATTGCTTTCTTTTTATCGTGTTTATTCAGACGTGCTCGTGTAATAAGTTCAACATGAACTCTCCTGGTTAAGCTAGGATCAAAATGTCACTTGGATTCCCAAAAGTGTCATCAACTGCGAAATGAACTGAGGATGGCCAGGCCAAGCTGCTCCAGTAACAAGGTTACCGTCGGTAAAGCACCGGTCGATTGGATCAGGTTCCAACCATGTTGCTCCAGACAATTCCACATTCAGTTTCACGGCTGGGTAAGCCGTGCATTTCCTCCCCTATACATTGACCAAAATATGAATCAttgaaaataaacaaacaatCGAAGTAACAACAATGTTTTTGTTATACATAGAAGAAACAGGAACGTATTAAAAACACGTGGTCTCTGTTTCACAGGGGAACTAGTTTGTTTTAGATCATGTCATCCCTTGGAGGGGAGGTTTTTGGTTCAACACCTCTAGTTGGAACCCTTTTATCTCCTAATCTCAACAATTAGAATCCTTTCTCTAAGTTTCTAACTTTTAGCTAGTTATCTATGCAAACGGAAATTAACTACGTTCTAGAAAAATTTGATAATGGTTATTATAGAGTAGAGGAAATGAAAGGAATTGTTTAATGGTAGAATTGTGATGTTACCTAATGCAGATGATAACGTAAAATATATTCTCCCAAGCTTACACAATTGAATTCATCGATCAATTGGAATGGAACTCTACAAACTTTCTAGAGTTATAATATCCCTCCCTCCCTCCTTCAAGTTCTCCATTTTCCTCCATTCATTCATCTCACAAATTTCCTATATACCAACCAATTACATTCTACTATAACAAAGCCACCCCACAATACTTCCTCTTAGTTGAGCCCATGAAGCAAAGGGGTGGAGTTCTAGCAATCCTCATGCCAAAGTGCATATAGCTTAACTCAACTGGCATATAATAAGTGTTGGTGACCAAGAAGTTTGTAGTTCGACTCTCCCCATCTTGACTCTactaaaataaacaacaaaaatCTTCAGCCTTTTCTAACATAGTGAGCGGCTGAGTGGATGGATGTATGCAGGTGCATCATGCGCAACAAGTAAAAAGAAATCAACATTTAGAATTTTAGAAACAATTCATGTAGTATCATGTCAATACCTGAAGAACTCCAGCAGCAGATAAGATCTGTTGTCCATGGCAGATAGAAGCAACGGGCTTCTTAGCCTCCATAAACTCCTTAACAATTGCAATAACTTGTGGATTCAGGGCCAAATATTCTGGTGCTCGACCACCAGGGATTACAAGGGCATCATAACTTGATGCATCCAAGCCTTCAAAATCAGCGGTCAGCGTAAAATTATGGCCTGGCTTCTCAGAGTAAGTTTGATCACCTTCAAAATCATGGATGGCAGTTGGACAGGTATCACCAGCCTTTTTCTTTGGACAAACTCCATCAACATGGCAACCAAGAGCTTGAAAGGATTGAAATGGAACAGTTATCTCGTAGTCCTCCATGTAATCCTGAAATTGAAAAACATAGAGAAGCAAGGTTGCTAATATTAGCCATGAGAAACCATGTCTTCAGTATTATTCTTGAGACAATTAAAACAAACAAAGATATCCCTTCAAATtgttgcaaaaaaaaaaaaaaaaaaaaacaggaaAGGACTTTAAAACGGCCAGAAAACCATAAATCGGCTTTGCCTGCTAAGAACTGACATAATAATGTAATGACCATGAAGCTCGCTGATAAATGATAAAGTTGCTCAAAATTCCAAATTAGATGGGTATAAGAATAAATTACAACATCCCAAGAGATAGACAACAGTGGGTACCTGGAGGAGTCCCATGAGAATTAAATTACAACATTCAGAACtctatttctgttatgaaataaaaatgTTATGATGGTATGGAAACAGGTGGTCATGGAAAGTCCTATGCTCATGTTTCCTCCATAATTAATGTTAATTTCCACTTGTTTGACCTTTCTTTATATCTCAAGTCCACAAGTGTGGAGGAGTGttatgatatataattaaattcacCTTCATCCATCAACTTACGCTTTTGGGTTGAATTGATGATGTAAGAAGAAGTTATGCATTTACAAATCTGGAAAGATAGTGAGGTCAAAACTTAAAAGTTTGTTGCTGCAAGGTTGGCCTAGAGCCATTAGGGGGAAAAAGTAAGGAAACTTTGGGGAAGAGGTTGAAATCTCGTACCATCACCTAGTAGTATAGAAAATTTTCAAGTGTTCCATGACAACAAAATGTCCTAGGGGCAAGAAATTGTCTCCTGAGATAGAATTAGCCAAGGTACATGTAAGTTGACCTAGAAACTCATACCCTCATAGGCATTACAAGAAAACGTTTGTTGTTTTGAAGTGAGAAAATTCTTGAACAGTTGTGATACATGATGGTAGCTCTCAAAATGCACTTTGAAAATAGTTTAGGTCAGTGTCAAATAAGTAGAGCGttacataaaataaataaatgcaaAAAACACCACTTGTTAGTAAGTTTGTCATGAAAGTTAAGCTTACCCCACAAAGGAATAGAATTTTTTTATCTGATCCACTGACGTTTCCTCCAAGTGCTTTGACAAAAAGCTGAATGTACTGAGGATGGCTCTCATACGTGGCAGCAGTGATTAAGTTACCATCAATAGCACACGCTGCCAAACTTTCTGGCTCAATCCAAGAAGCACCAGCAGCAGCCAGGACAGGTCCCACAGGTGGGTATGCTGTACACTTCCGACCTCTAACCAACCCTGCAGCTGCTAAAATCAACTGTCCATGGCAAACAGTTGCAATTGGCTTCCCAGACTCTGAAAATTTTCTCACCAAACTCTGCACTGAACTATTTATAGCCAGGTATTCTGGTGCTCGTCCTCCGGGGATCACCAACCCATCATATTTGTCAAAATCGATTTCATCAAACGTTGCATTCAGCGCAAAATTGTGCCCGCGAGATTCTGAATAGGTCTTTAATAAACACAAATGAAATTTAAAGGTTAGAGCAACAATCTAGTCCTTGAACTTTAATCCATGAACTTAGGTAGGTAACAATTTAATGTCCTTGTAGTCTCAAATTTGTAACAATTTTGTCTCTACCTTAACAAATCTCAGCAAAATAAAGTTCCAATTCTTCTTACATACCCATGTCTTTATTTAAAAACACGTACAGTTTCTAATCAACCAGTAGATCTAAAAAAGCTCCATTAATTCTTGGCAGCATGTCAGTGACTAAATCGATGACTAAATTCTTATCTACTAAACTTCATGGACTAATACATAACAGCCTAAAGTTCAAAACTAATGGAACAAATAAAGAGAACAAGAGACCTGATGACCCAACGACTCATGAACAGCGGTCCGACAGATATCGCCAGCTTTCTTCCCCGGACAAACAGCATCCACTGAAACCCCATACGCGAGTAGCGCTTGAAATGGGACCATCGCCTGCAGTCAAAAtcaaaaagaatcaaaattttcatatgGGTTGGGTTTGTAACGGTACCAAacataaaaatgatgggaaaagaagaagatgaagagaaaaaTCTGAAATTGAAAAtgcagaaaagaagaaagaagtgaCCTCATAGTCTTCCATGAAGTCGCCGCAGAGGAGGAGAACAGATTTGGACTTGGATTGAGCCATATCTTAGTTCAGTGCTCTTCTTCCGGAACCAAATGTGGGGGGGAAACAACGAGGTGAGAGGATATAGGCCACCGATAacatacttatacaaataatgTTGGCATATTCTACACCTCCACACAATCCGCTCCACGCCTCAACTCGTAAACACATATATTTTGTTGGATACAAGAAATTGAGATGAGAACAACGTTTTTGGAAATAAAGAATGTTAGCGATTGGTATTGCCTACGAATGTTATCAAGAATGTACGAAAATAAATTCTTCTTCTATTTCAATTTTGCTCGAGGAAacattttattgttttatttataaaaatttacctatttaatatattaattgataaac
This region of Cucumis melo cultivar AY chromosome 7, USDA_Cmelo_AY_1.0, whole genome shotgun sequence genomic DNA includes:
- the LOC103494789 gene encoding protein DJ-1 homolog D, which produces MAQSKSKSVLLLCGDFMEDYEAMVPFQALLAYGVSVDAVCPGKKAGDICRTAVHESLGHQTYSESRGHNFALNATFDEIDFDKYDGLVIPGGRAPEYLAINSSVQSLVRKFSESGKPIATVCHGQLILAAAGLVRGRKCTAYPPVGPVLAAAGASWIEPESLAACAIDGNLITAATYESHPQYIQLFVKALGGNVSGSDKKILFLCGDYMEDYEITVPFQSFQALGCHVDGVCPKKKAGDTCPTAIHDFEGDQTYSEKPGHNFTLTADFEGLDASSYDALVIPGGRAPEYLALNPQVIAIVKEFMEAKKPVASICHGQQILSAAGVLQGRKCTAYPAVKLNVELSGATWLEPDPIDRCFTDGNLVTGAAWPGHPQFISQLMTLLGIQVTF